A genomic segment from Kyrpidia tusciae DSM 2912 encodes:
- a CDS encoding ABC transporter ATP-binding protein, translated as MPLLELDKVTCEFGGLRAVSEVSLHLDTGELVGLIGPNGAGKTTIFNLLTGVYAPSEGRILFDGASLVGWAPWRINRAGIARTFQNIRLFSDMTVLDNVKIAYHNHVRHGVMSSILRLPTYFRGEQEIEEKALAFLSLFHLEEKKHELARNLPYGEQRRLEIARALATEPRLLLLDEPAAGMNPQETRELMDLIAFIRERFSLTILLIEHDMSLVMGICERIYVLDHGMVIAHGSPEEIRSNPKVIEAYLGEVTS; from the coding sequence ATGCCGCTCCTTGAGCTGGACAAAGTGACGTGCGAATTCGGAGGGTTGCGGGCGGTTTCCGAGGTTTCACTGCACTTGGATACCGGGGAATTGGTGGGACTGATCGGCCCGAATGGAGCGGGGAAAACCACCATCTTCAATCTGTTGACAGGAGTCTATGCCCCCAGCGAAGGGCGGATCCTCTTTGACGGTGCATCTCTTGTCGGGTGGGCGCCCTGGCGGATCAATCGGGCGGGGATCGCCCGGACCTTCCAAAATATCCGCCTGTTCAGCGACATGACAGTTTTGGACAACGTCAAGATCGCCTACCACAACCACGTGCGGCACGGGGTGATGTCTTCCATTCTTCGCCTGCCCACGTATTTTCGCGGGGAGCAGGAGATCGAAGAGAAAGCGCTGGCCTTTCTGAGCTTGTTTCATTTGGAAGAGAAAAAGCACGAATTGGCCCGGAACTTGCCGTACGGGGAGCAAAGGCGGCTGGAGATCGCCCGGGCCCTGGCCACAGAACCGAGGCTTTTGCTCCTGGACGAGCCCGCAGCAGGGATGAACCCTCAGGAAACCCGGGAATTGATGGACCTCATCGCTTTTATCCGGGAGCGGTTTTCCCTGACGATCCTCTTGATCGAGCACGACATGTCCTTGGTGATGGGAATCTGCGAACGGATCTACGTCCTCGACCACGGCATGGTGATTGCCCATGGCAGCCCCGAGGAAATTCGGTCGAATCCCAAAGTGATTGAAGCCTATCTCGGGGAGGTGACCTCGTGA